In Selenihalanaerobacter shriftii, a genomic segment contains:
- a CDS encoding Ppx/GppA phosphatase family protein produces the protein MKRMAAIDIGTNSTRLLIGRLLETGQIRPLVTELRTTRLGDGVDASRSLKGEAMNRVIKALKEYKELINQQKLDKVRVVATSAVRDSSNQREFIKKVKIETGLEVDVISGEEEAELSYLGVIKGLSNSLLDANLVIDIGGGSTEFIFGSKNEIKERRSIDVGAVRMTEKFEEVEQRRDLIVRELFSITERFQNKSKILLGVGGTITTLAAIDQNLAIYNRNKVHGYSLGFPTVKKIFLDLKAKTISERKKVTGLQPKRADIIVAGIQILLEIMERLGKKEVVVSESDILDGIIYEYYK, from the coding sequence ATGAAAAGAATGGCAGCTATTGATATTGGGACTAATTCTACTAGATTACTGATTGGAAGACTTTTGGAGACTGGGCAGATTAGGCCATTGGTTACAGAGTTGAGAACTACTCGACTAGGAGATGGCGTCGATGCTTCTCGTTCTTTAAAAGGTGAAGCTATGAATAGAGTTATTAAAGCCTTAAAAGAGTATAAAGAATTAATTAATCAACAAAAATTAGATAAGGTAAGGGTAGTAGCTACTAGCGCAGTTAGAGATTCATCTAATCAACGTGAGTTCATAAAGAAAGTAAAAATCGAAACCGGCTTAGAGGTAGATGTAATTAGTGGAGAGGAAGAAGCAGAATTATCATATCTAGGTGTAATTAAAGGATTATCTAATTCGCTTTTAGATGCTAATTTAGTCATCGATATTGGCGGTGGTAGTACAGAATTCATCTTTGGTTCAAAAAATGAAATTAAAGAACGAAGAAGTATTGATGTTGGAGCAGTGAGAATGACAGAAAAATTTGAAGAAGTAGAGCAAAGACGAGATTTAATTGTTAGAGAGTTATTTTCTATTACTGAAAGATTTCAAAATAAGTCAAAGATATTATTAGGAGTTGGAGGTACTATAACTACTTTAGCAGCAATTGATCAGAATTTAGCTATTTATAATCGAAATAAAGTACATGGTTATTCACTTGGATTTCCGACAGTTAAAAAAATATTTTTAGATTTAAAAGCAAAGACTATTTCTGAAAGGAAGAAGGTTACGGGGTTGCAGCCTAAGCGAGCTGATATTATTGTAGCAGGAATCCAAATCTTATTGGAAATTATGGAACGATTAGGTAAAAAAGAGGTTGTAGTTAGTGAATCTGACATATTAGATGGTATTATATATGAATATTATAAATAG